A genomic region of Deltaproteobacteria bacterium CG11_big_fil_rev_8_21_14_0_20_49_13 contains the following coding sequences:
- a CDS encoding peptide chain release factor 3 produces MDTIDELARLEIGRRKTFAIISHPDAGKTTVTEKLLLFGNAIQMAGTVKAKRSEQFATSDWMEIEKQRGISVTSSVMQFSYDDHEINLLDTPGHADFSEDTYRVLTAVDSALMVIDSAKGIETQTKKLFQVCRDRHMPIMTLMNKMDREGRDPFELLGEIETQLHLSCAVMTWPIGQGSDFKGVYDLMNKCVRLIRPNIKELRQDAEERLIENLDDPRLLEAIGERLLAKLKEDLELVQGAGQEFKRDDYLAGKLSPVFFSSAIKNFGIREILDSFISYAPAPLQRPAETRVVDAFEPNFTGLIFKIQANMDPKHRDRVAFLRICSGEFVQGMGVYHVRSGREFKIKNALQFMSQKRSNVDRAYAGDIIGIHDRGSLMIGDAITTGEKLKFTGIPQFSPDLFSQVTLKNPIKIKQLQKGLEQLAEEGSSQLFFRKHNSDKIIGVVGQLQFEVVKFRLLHEYGADANFYPMPYTYSRWYRSSDRKKQTAFESYYHDHIVYDVRDYPMMLFKSEWELNYIQGKHPDMIFYSSLINYEKGGQQGIFLP; encoded by the coding sequence ATGGACACTATCGATGAATTAGCGCGCTTGGAGATAGGGCGCCGCAAGACATTCGCAATCATTTCGCATCCGGATGCCGGCAAGACGACCGTGACCGAAAAACTGCTTCTTTTCGGCAACGCCATCCAGATGGCGGGGACCGTTAAGGCAAAGCGCTCCGAGCAGTTCGCCACCTCCGACTGGATGGAGATAGAAAAACAGCGCGGCATCTCGGTGACATCCTCCGTCATGCAGTTCTCCTACGATGACCACGAGATCAACCTTCTTGACACCCCGGGCCACGCCGACTTCAGCGAGGACACCTACCGTGTGCTTACCGCGGTCGACAGCGCCCTCATGGTGATCGACTCCGCAAAAGGTATAGAGACCCAGACGAAAAAACTTTTTCAGGTCTGTCGCGACCGTCACATGCCCATCATGACCCTCATGAACAAGATGGACCGCGAGGGGCGCGATCCCTTCGAGCTTCTCGGCGAGATAGAGACCCAGCTTCACCTCTCCTGCGCCGTCATGACATGGCCCATCGGTCAGGGGAGCGACTTTAAAGGTGTCTACGACCTGATGAACAAATGCGTTCGCCTTATCAGGCCCAATATAAAGGAACTCCGGCAAGATGCCGAGGAAAGGCTCATTGAAAATCTCGACGACCCGAGACTTTTGGAGGCGATAGGAGAACGCCTGCTGGCCAAGTTAAAAGAGGACCTGGAACTGGTGCAGGGGGCAGGGCAGGAATTCAAAAGAGACGATTATCTCGCTGGGAAGCTCTCTCCGGTATTCTTCAGCTCGGCCATCAAAAACTTCGGCATCAGAGAAATCCTCGACTCGTTCATCAGCTACGCGCCCGCGCCTCTGCAACGTCCAGCCGAAACGAGGGTAGTTGACGCATTTGAGCCCAATTTCACCGGGCTCATTTTTAAGATACAGGCCAATATGGACCCCAAGCACCGAGACCGCGTGGCTTTCCTCCGGATATGTTCCGGAGAGTTCGTTCAGGGAATGGGCGTTTATCACGTTCGTTCGGGCCGCGAGTTCAAGATAAAGAACGCGCTTCAATTCATGTCGCAAAAAAGGAGCAATGTGGACCGCGCCTATGCAGGGGACATCATCGGCATTCACGACCGCGGTAGTCTGATGATAGGCGATGCTATAACTACCGGCGAGAAGCTAAAATTCACCGGTATCCCGCAGTTCTCGCCGGACCTCTTTAGTCAGGTCACGCTGAAGAATCCCATAAAGATAAAACAGCTCCAAAAGGGTCTGGAACAACTTGCCGAAGAGGGGAGTTCCCAGCTTTTTTTCCGCAAACATAATTCAGACAAGATAATAGGTGTTGTCGGACAGCTTCAGTTCGAGGTGGTGAAGTTTCGACTCCTGCATGAATACGGGGCCGACGCCAACTTTTACCCGATGCCTTACACCTATTCCCGCTGGTATCGTTCTTCTGACCGCAAGAAACAGACGGCGTTCGAGAGCTACTATCACGATCACATTGTTTATGACGTGCGTGATTATCCCATGATGCTCTTCAAGAGCGAATGGGAGCTTAACTATATCCAGGGTAAGCACCCCGACATGATCTTCTATTCGAGCCTCATAAACTATGAAAAGGGTGGTCAGCAGGGTATTTTCTTGCCCTAG
- a CDS encoding thiazole synthase: MTYKIADKTFNSRLMVGTGKYANFEQMQRALEISGTEIVTVAIRRVKLNGAPEENLFNYLDRKKHWLLPNTAGCYNVKDALLTAGLAREALGTNWVKIEVLGNEKTLFPDNEGTLEAARSLVKDGFVVLPYCSDDPIVCKKLEDAGCAVVMPLAAPIGSGMGVRNPTNLQIILETVKVPVIVDAGVGCASDAAIAMELGCTAVLMNTGIAGANDPVKMAQAMRYAIEAGRLSFEAGRIPRKLYATASSPLDGIIGK, translated from the coding sequence ATGACATACAAAATAGCAGACAAGACGTTCAATTCGCGGCTGATGGTGGGAACGGGCAAATATGCCAATTTTGAGCAGATGCAACGTGCGCTTGAAATAAGCGGCACCGAGATAGTAACCGTGGCTATAAGACGCGTGAAGCTAAACGGTGCACCGGAAGAGAATCTCTTCAATTATCTCGACCGAAAGAAACACTGGCTCCTCCCGAACACCGCCGGTTGCTACAATGTAAAAGATGCCCTGCTTACTGCCGGGCTCGCCCGTGAGGCGCTTGGCACGAATTGGGTCAAAATAGAGGTCCTCGGTAACGAAAAGACACTTTTTCCAGACAATGAAGGTACTCTTGAGGCCGCAAGGTCTCTTGTTAAGGACGGTTTTGTGGTCCTTCCCTATTGCAGCGATGACCCCATAGTTTGCAAGAAACTTGAAGACGCAGGATGCGCCGTGGTCATGCCGCTTGCCGCGCCTATAGGGAGCGGGATGGGCGTTAGAAACCCCACTAACCTTCAGATAATCTTAGAGACCGTTAAGGTTCCGGTGATAGTAGACGCAGGCGTTGGCTGTGCCTCGGACGCAGCCATAGCGATGGAGCTTGGTTGTACGGCGGTCCTTATGAACACGGGCATTGCCGGGGCAAATGATCCCGTGAAGATGGCGCAGGCCATGAGATATGCCATAGAAGCCGGCAGGCTTTCGTTTGAGGCAGGGAGAATCCCCAGAAAACTTTATGCAACCGCATCGAGCCCTTTGGATGGGATAATTGGAAAATAG
- the thiS gene encoding thiamine biosynthesis protein ThiS, producing MSHIIVNGERRELEGLELLTDLLTKLKLNQTYLAVAINDRVIPRSEHPLTRVREGDRIEVIHAVGGG from the coding sequence ATGTCGCATATAATCGTTAATGGTGAAAGGCGGGAATTGGAAGGGTTGGAACTTCTGACTGACCTCCTCACAAAATTAAAACTCAACCAAACCTACCTTGCGGTGGCAATAAACGATAGGGTTATCCCTCGCTCCGAGCATCCTTTGACCAGGGTCAGAGAAGGCGACAGGATAGAGGTTATACATGCGGTTGGAGGAGGATGA
- a CDS encoding dephospho-CoA kinase — MRQNPKRIKLIGLTGGIATGKSLTAKAFHRLGVPTVDTDTIAHELLKKGRLEYYRTVALFGRRILGDKGEIDRNKLARIVFAKGAAAAYLRKRLESILHPAIWKAVLSFEQAHRRRPSGEVIRHKCKFMVVEVPLLFETGWDKKVDVKIVVACSKKAMYDRCKKRFRNRICTQWPLAKKIPLADYIIDSSGPKHLTFPQVKRLFDLLSNQS, encoded by the coding sequence ATGCGACAAAACCCCAAACGAATAAAACTGATCGGCCTTACCGGAGGCATTGCAACCGGTAAATCCCTTACTGCCAAGGCATTCCACAGGCTTGGTGTGCCAACCGTCGACACCGACACGATAGCACACGAGCTCTTAAAGAAGGGGAGGCTTGAATATTATAGAACCGTTGCACTATTTGGGCGGAGGATCTTGGGAGATAAGGGCGAGATCGACAGAAATAAACTTGCTAGGATCGTTTTTGCAAAAGGGGCCGCGGCCGCATATTTAAGAAAGAGACTTGAGAGCATCCTTCACCCGGCAATTTGGAAAGCAGTCTTATCCTTCGAGCAAGCCCACCGGAGGCGGCCGAGTGGAGAGGTCATAAGGCATAAGTGCAAATTTATGGTGGTCGAAGTTCCGCTCCTTTTTGAGACCGGCTGGGACAAAAAGGTAGATGTAAAGATCGTTGTCGCCTGCTCCAAAAAAGCCATGTATGACAGGTGCAAGAAACGTTTCAGGAACAGGATATGCACCCAGTGGCCCCTTGCAAAAAAGATACCCCTCGCCGACTACATCATCGACTCCTCCGGCCCTAAACACTTAACTTTTCCTCAGGTCAAAAGGCTTTTTGACCTGCTTTCGAACCAGTCATAA
- a CDS encoding glycosyl transferase family 1, with protein sequence MKIGIVTEYYYPLLGGITEHVHHFSLEAKRLGHEPVIITSDVGPDPSVKTDVRIIKIGKSLPIYSNGSIARVTVSFDLGRKVRKIIEREKFDILHIHSPFVPTLPFFFQRYSNTITVGTFHTHFSSSGFLRTFRRPIQKYFDGLHGRIAVSHLCVESMNRYFRGDYRIIPNGVDINKFYPAAPKIEKYCDDKKNIFYLGRLEPRNGLDYLIKAFVEVRKARSDCRLIIGGDGPLKLYYTSMVPASIADDVHFLGHINGVRPNYYATADIFCFPTTKASFGITILEAMAAGKPVVAFSMPAYEAMITSGVDGVLCGEPHHKNLANALNKLLDSPETRKKIGEHARARAEDFSWSKIAREVVSYYEELQRNSQE encoded by the coding sequence ATGAAAATAGGCATCGTAACCGAATATTATTATCCTCTCCTCGGCGGGATCACCGAGCATGTCCACCATTTTAGCTTGGAGGCCAAAAGACTTGGGCACGAACCGGTCATCATAACCTCCGATGTCGGACCTGATCCCAGCGTCAAAACCGACGTCCGGATAATAAAGATAGGTAAGAGCCTTCCTATCTATTCAAATGGTTCGATAGCGCGCGTTACGGTCAGTTTTGATCTGGGCAGAAAGGTGAGGAAGATAATAGAACGGGAAAAATTTGATATTCTTCATATCCATTCTCCGTTCGTTCCTACACTGCCGTTCTTCTTTCAGAGATATTCCAACACCATAACAGTGGGCACGTTTCATACACATTTCAGTTCCAGCGGGTTTTTAAGGACGTTCAGACGCCCCATCCAAAAATATTTCGACGGCCTCCATGGCAGGATAGCGGTCTCACATCTGTGCGTGGAGAGCATGAACCGCTATTTCAGGGGAGATTACCGGATCATTCCCAACGGCGTCGATATAAACAAGTTCTATCCGGCGGCGCCCAAGATAGAAAAATATTGCGACGATAAAAAGAACATATTTTACCTTGGAAGGTTGGAACCAAGGAACGGGCTTGATTATCTGATAAAGGCCTTCGTTGAGGTAAGAAAAGCGCGCAGCGATTGCCGGCTCATAATAGGTGGAGATGGGCCGCTAAAACTCTATTATACATCCATGGTCCCGGCTTCGATCGCAGATGATGTCCATTTCTTGGGCCACATCAATGGGGTCAGACCCAATTACTACGCAACCGCCGACATCTTTTGCTTTCCCACGACCAAGGCCTCGTTCGGCATTACTATCCTGGAGGCGATGGCCGCCGGCAAGCCGGTTGTCGCCTTTTCGATGCCGGCATATGAGGCAATGATAACAAGTGGTGTCGATGGTGTTCTTTGCGGCGAGCCGCATCACAAAAACCTTGCAAATGCGCTTAATAAACTATTAGATTCGCCCGAAACACGAAAGAAAATAGGCGAACATGCCCGTGCAAGGGCCGAAGACTTCTCATGGAGCAAGATAGCAAGAGAGGTCGTCTCATATTATGAAGAGCTTCAAAGAAATTCTCAAGAATAG
- a CDS encoding endonuclease — translation MYYTYILSNRKNGVLYIGVTSNLIKRVYEHKNNLVEGFTDRYNVHSLVYFEEHEDIKEAITREKHLKAWKRDWKVRLIEKDNPDWEDLYKGLVNE, via the coding sequence ATGTATTATACCTACATTTTAAGCAACAGAAAGAACGGTGTCTTATATATAGGTGTTACATCAAATTTAATAAAACGTGTATATGAACATAAGAATAATTTAGTTGAAGGATTTACCGACAGATACAATGTTCATAGTCTTGTATATTTTGAAGAGCATGAAGATATTAAAGAAGCAATAACAAGAGAGAAACATTTGAAGGCATGGAAAAGAGATTGGAAGGTCAGATTGATTGAGAAAGATAATCCTGACTGGGAAGATTTGTATAAAGGGTTGGTCAACGAATAA